The following coding sequences lie in one Falco naumanni isolate bFalNau1 chromosome 18, bFalNau1.pat, whole genome shotgun sequence genomic window:
- the HAP1 gene encoding huntingtin-associated protein 1 isoform X2 encodes MESMPRGHPDGDRVPKAFRGSVQQRASPRRGGSGGSPRPRPQPRPRRGGTLPAGARRRGDPINRGGSDWLGSAGRLRWARLGTARFGCGGLGSARLGSAAVGWAGRLRWAGLRCAAVGSARHGRMEIWSSPAAYDELNGNAERGAGADPLARELEEVLCTERVVRITKTYHDIDAVTNLLDEKERDLELAARIGQSLLKQNRGLTERNELLEEQLELAKEEIAQLRHEVSMRDDLLHFYTTTTEESEPTSTTSTPLRRHESSLSLQQYFQYDTLQQKLKCLEEENQKLRMEATNIATETCQYEDQEQQLMIDCVEQFSEASQQVVYLSNELARKVEDTARQQEDISQLLAQVADLQQKCRTYGSEVEELQQHLAVAKEVQQQLRMELRDLQEKYTECGGMLQEAQEEVKSLRSRSLPNSTVSRYGAPSLLPVDSLAAEIKGTMRKGADSSSSDYKSYRRVFETVKAVNQAAKAKSCSESPHNMPGSKQLSAATSGGASTPHTSCSGPGGTQAEGAGEEPRAAPGQQDLEAAVQRLSVRQQSHASEERSFFEAERERKLWRLRDGESSSGFLTPNESIIFTGTNYSGGSELTAGSGFSLSSLTYLPDKLQIVKPLEGSVTLHHWQQLARPNLGGILVPRPGVLTKDFRQLDIDLEEVYSLNDLEEDDVDAGSFQLLPTSMPAKAKERPGVCITPSCLLVGPLRG; translated from the exons ATGGAGAGCATGCCCCGGGGACACCCTGACGGGGACCGTGTCCCCAAGGCCTTTCGGGGGAGCGTGCAGCAGCGAGCCTCCCCACGccgcggggggagcggggggagcccccggccccgcccccagccccggccccgccgcggtgGGACGCTCCCGGCAGGTGCGCGGAGACGGGGCGACCCTATAAATAGGGGCGGGAGCGActggctcggctcggctgggcGGCTGCGGtgggctcggctcggcacggctcGGTTCGGCTGCGGtgggctcggctcggcacggctcGGTTCGGCTGcggtgggctgggctgggcggcTGCGGTGGGCTGGGCTGCGCTGCGCTGCGGtgggctcggctcggcacggcaGGATGGAGATCTGGAGCAGCCCCGCCGCCTACGACGAGCTGAACGGGAACGCGGAGCGGGGCGCCGGCGCCGACCCCCTCGCCCGGGAACTGGAGGAAG tCCTGTGCACTGAGCGGGTGGTCAGGATCACAAAAACCTACCACGACATTGATGCTGTCACCAACCTGCTGGATGAG AAGGAGCGGGACCTGGAGCTAGCAGCGCGCATCGGGCAGTCCCTGCTGAAGCAGAACCGGGGCCTGACTGAGCGCAacgagctgctggaggagcagctggagtTGGCCAAAGAGGAG attGCGCAGCTGCGCCACGAGGTCTCCATGCGGGACGACCTGCTCCACTTCTACACCACGACGACGGAGGAGAGCGAGCCCACCTCCACCACCTCCACACC GCTGCGCCGGCACGAGTCCtcgctgtccctgcagcagtaCTTCCAGTACGACACGCTGCAGCAGAAACTCAAGTGCCTGGAGGAGGAGAACCAGAAGCTTCGCATGGAG GCCACCAACATCGCAACCGAGACCTGTCAGTACGAGgaccaggagcagcagctgatgaTTGACTGTGTGGAGCAGTTCT CCGAAGCGAGCCAGCAGGTGGTTTACCTTTCCAACGAGCTGGCCCGCAAGGTGGAGGACACGGCGCGGCAGCAGGaggacatcagccagctcctggCGCAGGTCGCGGACCTGCAGCAGAAGTGCCGCACG TACGGCTCGGAGGTGGaggagctccagcagcacctggctGTGGCCAAGGAGGTGCAGCAACAGCTGCGGATGGAG CTGCGGGACCTGCAGGAGAAGTACACGGAGTGCGGCGGGATGCTGCAGGAGGCCCAGGAGGAGGTCAAGAGCCTGCGCAGCCGCAGCCTGCCCAACAGCACCGTCAGCCGCTACGGCgctcccagcctcctgcccgTG GACTCGCTGGCGGCTGAGATCAAGGGGACGATGAGGAAGGGGGCAGACAGCTCCTCCTCGGACTACAA GAGCTACCGGCGCGTCTTTGAGACGGTGAAAGCGGTGAACCAGGCGGCCAAAGCCAAGTCTTGCTCAGAGTCTCCCCACAACATGCCGGGCTCCAAGCAGTTGTCAGCTGCCACCTCCGGAGGGGCCAGCACCCCCCACACCAGCTGCTCCGGCCCAGGGGGCACCCA GGCCGAGGGGGCCGGAGAGGAGCCCCGGGCGGCCCCCGGGCAGCAGGACCTGGAGGCAGCGGTGCAGCGGCTGTCGGTGCGGCAGCAGAGCCATGCCTCGGAGGAACGTTCCTTCTTCGAGGCCGAGCGGGAGCGCAAGCTTTGGCGGCTGAGGGATGGTGAGAGCTCCAGTGGCTTCCTCACCCCCAATGAGAGCATCATCTTCACCGGGACCAACTACTCAGGGGGCTCGGAGCTCACCGCTGGCTCCGGCTTTTCCCTCAGCTCCCTCACCTACCTGCCTGACAAGCTGCAGATTGTGAAGCCCCTGGaag GCTCTGTGACTCTCcaccactggcagcagctggcacgGCCCAACCTGGGTGGGATCCTGGTGCCCCGTCCCGGGGTGCTCACCAAAGACTTCAGGCAGCTGGACATTGACCTGGAGGAGGTCTACAGCCTCAACGACCTGGAGGAGGACGACGTGGACGCCGGCTCCTTCCAGCTGCTCCCTACCTCAATGCCTGCCAAAGCCAAGGAGCGCCCTGGGG TCTGTATAACGCCGTCGTGCCTTCTTGTGGGCCCCTTgcggggctga
- the HAP1 gene encoding huntingtin-associated protein 1 isoform X1: protein MESMPRGHPDGDRVPKAFRGSVQQRASPRRGGSGGSPRPRPQPRPRRGGTLPAGARRRGDPINRGGSDWLGSAGRLRWARLGTARFGCGGLGSARLGSAAVGWAGRLRWAGLRCAAVGSARHGRMEIWSSPAAYDELNGNAERGAGADPLARELEEVLCTERVVRITKTYHDIDAVTNLLDEKERDLELAARIGQSLLKQNRGLTERNELLEEQLELAKEEIAQLRHEVSMRDDLLHFYTTTTEESEPTSTTSTPLRRHESSLSLQQYFQYDTLQQKLKCLEEENQKLRMEATNIATETCQYEDQEQQLMIDCVEQFSEASQQVVYLSNELARKVEDTARQQEDISQLLAQVADLQQKCRTYGSEVEELQQHLAVAKEVQQQLRMELRDLQEKYTECGGMLQEAQEEVKSLRSRSLPNSTVSRYGAPSLLPVDSLAAEIKGTMRKGADSSSSDYKSYRRVFETVKAVNQAAKAKSCSESPHNMPGSKQLSAATSGGASTPHTSCSGPGGTQAEGAGEEPRAAPGQQDLEAAVQRLSVRQQSHASEERSFFEAERERKLWRLRDGESSSGFLTPNESIIFTGTNYSGGSELTAGSGFSLSSLTYLPDKLQIVKPLEGSVTLHHWQQLARPNLGGILVPRPGVLTKDFRQLDIDLEEVYSLNDLEEDDVDAGSFQLLPTSMPAKAKERPGVFLSVNNLPQTLSTFTITTCHILHPTTEITTVTPSLYNAVVPSCGPLAGLSPGSPSPDLSYPTLTPGPGPPSTPLGLVRLLLVQGISASVPGLGPQWPLQLPSQDLQHADTRPFPAPGGQDRPPPRSSIFSLNLVENLRRLGLDKVVARGEMSYARVERGRARGVLT from the exons ATGGAGAGCATGCCCCGGGGACACCCTGACGGGGACCGTGTCCCCAAGGCCTTTCGGGGGAGCGTGCAGCAGCGAGCCTCCCCACGccgcggggggagcggggggagcccccggccccgcccccagccccggccccgccgcggtgGGACGCTCCCGGCAGGTGCGCGGAGACGGGGCGACCCTATAAATAGGGGCGGGAGCGActggctcggctcggctgggcGGCTGCGGtgggctcggctcggcacggctcGGTTCGGCTGCGGtgggctcggctcggcacggctcGGTTCGGCTGcggtgggctgggctgggcggcTGCGGTGGGCTGGGCTGCGCTGCGCTGCGGtgggctcggctcggcacggcaGGATGGAGATCTGGAGCAGCCCCGCCGCCTACGACGAGCTGAACGGGAACGCGGAGCGGGGCGCCGGCGCCGACCCCCTCGCCCGGGAACTGGAGGAAG tCCTGTGCACTGAGCGGGTGGTCAGGATCACAAAAACCTACCACGACATTGATGCTGTCACCAACCTGCTGGATGAG AAGGAGCGGGACCTGGAGCTAGCAGCGCGCATCGGGCAGTCCCTGCTGAAGCAGAACCGGGGCCTGACTGAGCGCAacgagctgctggaggagcagctggagtTGGCCAAAGAGGAG attGCGCAGCTGCGCCACGAGGTCTCCATGCGGGACGACCTGCTCCACTTCTACACCACGACGACGGAGGAGAGCGAGCCCACCTCCACCACCTCCACACC GCTGCGCCGGCACGAGTCCtcgctgtccctgcagcagtaCTTCCAGTACGACACGCTGCAGCAGAAACTCAAGTGCCTGGAGGAGGAGAACCAGAAGCTTCGCATGGAG GCCACCAACATCGCAACCGAGACCTGTCAGTACGAGgaccaggagcagcagctgatgaTTGACTGTGTGGAGCAGTTCT CCGAAGCGAGCCAGCAGGTGGTTTACCTTTCCAACGAGCTGGCCCGCAAGGTGGAGGACACGGCGCGGCAGCAGGaggacatcagccagctcctggCGCAGGTCGCGGACCTGCAGCAGAAGTGCCGCACG TACGGCTCGGAGGTGGaggagctccagcagcacctggctGTGGCCAAGGAGGTGCAGCAACAGCTGCGGATGGAG CTGCGGGACCTGCAGGAGAAGTACACGGAGTGCGGCGGGATGCTGCAGGAGGCCCAGGAGGAGGTCAAGAGCCTGCGCAGCCGCAGCCTGCCCAACAGCACCGTCAGCCGCTACGGCgctcccagcctcctgcccgTG GACTCGCTGGCGGCTGAGATCAAGGGGACGATGAGGAAGGGGGCAGACAGCTCCTCCTCGGACTACAA GAGCTACCGGCGCGTCTTTGAGACGGTGAAAGCGGTGAACCAGGCGGCCAAAGCCAAGTCTTGCTCAGAGTCTCCCCACAACATGCCGGGCTCCAAGCAGTTGTCAGCTGCCACCTCCGGAGGGGCCAGCACCCCCCACACCAGCTGCTCCGGCCCAGGGGGCACCCA GGCCGAGGGGGCCGGAGAGGAGCCCCGGGCGGCCCCCGGGCAGCAGGACCTGGAGGCAGCGGTGCAGCGGCTGTCGGTGCGGCAGCAGAGCCATGCCTCGGAGGAACGTTCCTTCTTCGAGGCCGAGCGGGAGCGCAAGCTTTGGCGGCTGAGGGATGGTGAGAGCTCCAGTGGCTTCCTCACCCCCAATGAGAGCATCATCTTCACCGGGACCAACTACTCAGGGGGCTCGGAGCTCACCGCTGGCTCCGGCTTTTCCCTCAGCTCCCTCACCTACCTGCCTGACAAGCTGCAGATTGTGAAGCCCCTGGaag GCTCTGTGACTCTCcaccactggcagcagctggcacgGCCCAACCTGGGTGGGATCCTGGTGCCCCGTCCCGGGGTGCTCACCAAAGACTTCAGGCAGCTGGACATTGACCTGGAGGAGGTCTACAGCCTCAACGACCTGGAGGAGGACGACGTGGACGCCGGCTCCTTCCAGCTGCTCCCTACCTCAATGCCTGCCAAAGCCAAGGAGCGCCCTGGGG TGTTCCTCTCTGTTAACAACCTTCCCCAGACCCTGTCTACCTTCACCATCACCACCTGCCACATCCTCCACCCCACCACTGAGATCACCACTGTGACACCCAG TCTGTATAACGCCGTCGTGCCTTCTTGTGGGCCCCTTgcggggctgagccctggcagcccctcaCCGGACCTGTCTTACCCCACGCTGACACCTGGCCCCGGACCCCCGAGCACCCCCCTGGGACTTGTCAGGCTCTTGCTGGTGCAGGGCATCTCTGCCTCAGTGCCAGGACTGGGGCCGCAGTGGCCCCTCCAGCTCCCCTCTCAGGACCTCCAGCACGCTGACACCCGGCCCTTCCCTGCGCCCGGGGGGCAGGACAGACCCCCACCCAGGAGCAGCATCTTCAGCTTGAACCTGGTGGAGAATCTGCGGCGTCTGGGGCTGGACAAGGTGGTGGCCAGAGGGGAGATGTCCTACGCCCGAGTGGAGCGTGGGAGAGCCCGGGGCGTGCTGACCTGA
- the LOC121098896 gene encoding gastrin/cholecystokinin-like peptide produces MKAVCISLTLTIAVTACLCRPAAEAPGTARDPHQPPASLIRRDWPESLSQEQKHLVQFLPHIFTELSDHKGYVHGDKGTEALHDHYYPDWMDFGRRSAEDSPDAV; encoded by the exons ATGAAGGCGGTGTGCATCAGCCTCACCCTCACCATCGCGGTGACCGCCTGCCTGTGCCGGCCCGCAGCGGAGGCGCCGGGCACTGCACGGgacccccaccagccccccgcCAGCCTGATCCGGCGGGACTGGCCCGAGTCCCTGTCCCAGGAGCAGAAGCACCTCGTCCAGTTCCTGCCCCACATCTTCACAG agctgagtgACCACAAGGGCTACGTGCACGGGGACAAGGGGACGGAGGCTCTGCACGACCACTACTACCCCGACTGGATGGACTTCGGCCGCCGCAGCGCCGAGGACTCCCCCGATGCCGTGTAG